The genomic interval TTATGACCATCCTTTGTATGCAGGTTTTGTCGGCGGCTACTCTCACCCAGCTGCCTTCCACGCGCTGAATTCAGCCGACCTAATACTGACTGTAGGCATAAGCCTAGATGGTGTAGAAGCAGAATGCTTGAGGCTGCCTCGCAAAGTTGAGTGCATACACTTTACCACAGAAAGACCCACGCCCTCCAACGGGAAGACTGTTGTCGGAAATCTTAAGGAGACGCTTAAACTCCTATTAGAGAGGTTAAGAGCATCGCCACGCAGAGAAGCCGACACCCTCCTCTTAAAACAAATCCAGCAGATAAAGAGAGAGGTTTATGAAAAAATAGAAGGCGAGATCGTAGTGCACGTAAACGATAAGCCTCTTCACCCAGGCGTTGCGGTTAAGATCTTGGACTCAACGGCAGAAAAAGACTCCATCCTAACCGTAGACACCGGGCTGAGTACATTCTGGATAAGAGACGCCTACCATATCAAAGGTATTAGAGGTGTGCTATGCTCGAGCGGCTACGCTGCTATGGGGTTCTCTCTACCGGCAGCCATCGCAGCAAAGATCGTTTACCCTGAAAGAAGCGTCTTCGCAGCTACAGGAGACGGTGGGCTACTGATGTCTTATGCTGATCTCCCCACACTCATAGAGAACAACCTAAATGTTGTGGTAGTGGTCTTTAACGACAGTAAATATGGTCAAGTATGGCAGCTTCAAAAGGAGCGCTTCGGGGGGAAATTTATAGCGACAGACCTACAACCAACAGACTTCGCAGCCATCTTTAACGCATTAGGAGGCGTAGGCATACGTGTAGAAACTGTAGAAGAAGCGAAAAAAGCGTTTGAGGAAGCGAGCAGCTTCAAGAAACCGGTACTCATAGATATGAAAACCGACTTCAGCCACAACGTACCTGGGCTAAATATCTATATTCATAACCCGAAGGTTGAATTAGGTAGAGGCTAGCCAACTTTGGCAAACATCTTATTGGTTTGTATCTCCGCCGCTGCCTTTGAATACTATCTTAAGGTCGACTGGTAGCCCTTCGAAGGCTTCTCTTATATCGTTCTCAAGCTCCTCAGCGATCTGGCTCTTCTCATCAACCCTAAGCCCTATGGTTACTTCGTGGTTCTGAACCGATATGCTCTCCACCGTCTTGCCAGAAATTATGTCCACGCCTGTTATCGGGTCTAACACGCCTCTAAGAAGGAGCTTGACGAGGGTGTCGTCTATCTTAGTCTTCCCCTTCATAGCATAATACTTTGAGATTGCGGCATCTAACCCAGTCTTAGATAGCACAGCACAGTGCATCTTGATCTTCGGTAGACCACCCAGCTCATCAGCAATATCCTTGAACGTAATCTTCCTAGCCTCCTCAAGCGTCTTACCTTTAGCAAGCTCTGTAAGCATCGATGAGGTCGCTATGTTGGCAGCGCAACCATAGGACTCGAAGGTTATCTTCTCTATACGCTCCGTCTTCTCATCTATCTTAAGATAGAGCTTGATGAGGTCGCCACAAGCTACGCTACCGACCTTAGCGGTAACGTCAGCATCCTCAAGCCTACCCACATTCCTAGGGTTGGTGAAGTGCTCGATGACCTTTTCACTGTAACCTATCCTCCGCTGCAGAGAAGCGTCTGGTCTGCTCAACTGATCAACCCCCAACTCCACATATTCGCAAGCTCACATAAGACCCTTTCCCTCAGCTTCCTCTCTTTCTGGCAAGCGGGCTAAACGAGCGAAGCCTAACCACCACATTAGCCAAGATCTTAGCTGCAGCATCGACCTCCTCCTGAATAGTCATCCTAGAGAGGCTGAGCCTCATAGATCCGTGCGCCTCCTCATGCGTACCACCTATGGCCGTTATCACGTGGCTAGGTTCAAGCCGCTGACTGTAGCAAGCTGAACCCGTATTACAGACTAACCCCTGCATCTCAGCCTGCAGAAGAAGGGCTTCACCTTCCACATACCTGAAGGTGACGTTGACGATATGGCATACTCTCTTGTCACCCCTCGCACCATTCAGCTTCGAGTCCTCTATTTGTAGGAGGTTATCGATCAACCTATCCCTTAGTCTACGCATCTTAACCGCATCGTCAGGCAAGGCTCTTTTAACCGCTTCGGCGAAACCAACTATTGCGGGCACATTCTGGCTCCCAGCCCTCAACCCCCTCTCCCTACCATCCCCCTCTATAAGCGGCTGAAGCTCGACGCCCTCACGCACATAGAGCGCGCCCACAC from Nitrososphaerota archaeon carries:
- a CDS encoding thiamine pyrophosphate-binding protein — protein: MYAGFVGGYSHPAAFHALNSADLILTVGISLDGVEAECLRLPRKVECIHFTTERPTPSNGKTVVGNLKETLKLLLERLRASPRREADTLLLKQIQQIKREVYEKIEGEIVVHVNDKPLHPGVAVKILDSTAEKDSILTVDTGLSTFWIRDAYHIKGIRGVLCSSGYAAMGFSLPAAIAAKIVYPERSVFAATGDGGLLMSYADLPTLIENNLNVVVVVFNDSKYGQVWQLQKERFGGKFIATDLQPTDFAAIFNALGGVGIRVETVEEAKKAFEEASSFKKPVLIDMKTDFSHNVPGLNIYIHNPKVELGRG
- a CDS encoding DUF59 domain-containing protein: MSRPDASLQRRIGYSEKVIEHFTNPRNVGRLEDADVTAKVGSVACGDLIKLYLKIDEKTERIEKITFESYGCAANIATSSMLTELAKGKTLEEARKITFKDIADELGGLPKIKMHCAVLSKTGLDAAISKYYAMKGKTKIDDTLVKLLLRGVLDPITGVDIISGKTVESISVQNHEVTIGLRVDEKSQIAEELENDIREAFEGLPVDLKIVFKGSGGDTNQ